The following is a genomic window from Bacteroidales bacterium.
CCGGCTGGTCGCCTGTTGGTTGAAAATCGGAAACTAATTTGAAATCCATATTATATCCTCATTGAAAAGAAAACAAAATTACAAAAAAAGGCGCCTTTCACAGCGCCTTTTCTATAGTAATAATGGTATATCTAACCCAGATATCCCTTCAATAATCTGCTACGTGATGTGTGTCTGAGCCTCCTGATTGCCTTTTCCTTGATCTGGCGGACTCTTTCACGGGTAAGACCGAATTTTTCACCGATCTCTTCGAGTGTCATTTCCTGACAACCTATTCCAAAGAAGAATCTGATAATATCTCTTTCTCTTTCGGTAAGAGTTGCAAGCGCCCTGTAGATCTCTCTTGAGAGAGATTCATCCATGAGAAGCTTGTCAGCTACCGGTGAATCAGAGTTTGTAAGTACATCAAGCAGACTGTTGTCTTCACCTTCAATAAAAGGGGCATCAACAGATACATGACGTCCTGAAACTTTGAGAGTATCAGTAACTTTTTCCTTAGGAAGCTCAAGAACATCAGCTAGTTCCTCAGGTGAAGGAGTACGTTCGTTCTCCTGTTCAAATTTTGAGAAAGCCTTATTTATTTTATTGAGTGAACCTACCTGGTTAAGAGGTAACCTGACGATTCTTGATTGTTCAGCCAGAGCCTGAAGGATTGACTGCCGTATCCACCATACAGCATACGAGATAAACTTGAATCCACGTGTTTCATCAAATTTCTCTGCAGCCTTAATCAGGCCCAGGTTTCCTTCATTGATTAAATCGGGAAGGCTAAGTCCTTGGTTCTGATACTGTTTTGCAACAGATACAACAAAACGCAGGTTAGCTTTGGTGAGTTTCTCAAGAGCAGCTCTGTCGCCTTTCTTTATACGCTGAGCCAATTCAACTTCTTCTTCTACCGATATCAACTCCTCTTTACCAATCTCCTGTAAATACTTGTCGAGTGAAGCACTCTCCCTGTTCGTTATGGATTTGGTAATCTTTAGTTGTCTCATTATGCCTCCGAAAAAATTTCCGCAAAGATATTGCTTTATTTATCTATAAACAAATATAATTCACTATTGTTGTTCAAAGGGGATTTAATATTTTAAATCCCCTTATTATCAACAACTTATGTAATTGATGATTTTTAATTCCCGAATTGGTAATTTAAGATTCCTCCATCCGGCTGAATACCTCCTATTGACCTGAGCGTCTTTTCGTTATTTGTAGCCTGAAGAACATCGTCAGCAGAATTTACCTTTTTGCCGTTCACACTGGTAATAATATAACCCTTTGGCATACCAAAATCCTTGAATTTTCCATCTTTCAGCTCTACCACTTTTACACCTGATTCTATTCTGTAATTACGTTTATCGGCTGAAGTTATCGGTTCCAGTCTGGCTCCATAGATAATATTATCTGTCATATCTGATGTTACCACACTGGTTGTGCCTGCTGCGTTCTTAAGTACAATAGGAATTGTAACCTCTTTACCATTTCTTAAATAAGTAACGGTAGCTTTATCACCAGGACGATGTTTTCCAACCTGTTCCTGCAATTCAGAAGTGGTATTAACCTGCTTGTTATCAAATTTAATAATTACATCATTTACTTTCATATTAGCTTCTTCAGCAGAGCCTCCTGCAATAATGCCTGTTACAAGAATGCCTTTAACTTCATTAAGATTTTGTTTTTCAGCATCTTCTGACTCGACATCTCTAATATTAACACCGATAATAGCTCGCTGAACCTCACCGAATTCTTTCAGATCATCAACAATCTTTTTAACGATCGACACAGGTATTGCAAATGAATTCCCAGCATATGCGCCATTGGGAGAATAAATTGCAGATGTTATTCCCACAAGTAATCCCTTTGTATTTACCAGAGCACCTCCGCTATTTCCCATATTCAGTGCAGCATCAGTCTGGATGAATGATTCTATCCTGTAGTTTCCGCTATTGAGTCCAAGGCTCCTTCCTTTTGCACTTACAATACCTGCTGTTACAGTAGATGTAAGATTGAAGGGGTTACCTACAGCCAAAACCCATTCACCCAATCTAAGCTGTTCAGAGTCGCCGTACTTAATATACGGAAGATTATCTGCCTTCACTTTAAGCAGTGCGATGTCACTTCCCGGATCCCGACCGATAACTTCGGCAGTCAACGTTCTATTATCATTTAATTTAACGTCAACAGATTCGGCATCTTCAATAACATGGTTATTTGTGATTATATATCCATCGGCTGAAATAATCACACCTGATCCGAATCCCTGCACCTCTCTTGGTCTGGTATACCTGTCACCATAAAACCATTCCATAATTGGATTATCTGCCTGTCCGGCAACCATAGTTTTGGTTCGAACATGAACTACAGCATGAACAGTCTGCTCAGCTGCATAAGTAAAATCTATCTGTCCTTCCTGCATCTGCATCGAAGTCAGAAATGCCCTGGCGTTCTGAACGTCTACGCCCGAAGAGTCCTTAGTTACTACAACTGTTGGTTTATCAATTATCCTTGTGTAAGCAAAAAGTGCTATTGTAGCTCCAAGAAGAGCCATTACAAATCCTCCTAATAAATACTTTCCTTTCATATCTTCATGTTTTAAGTTTAACTGTCCTGTCTCTATACTTAATTTTTCAATTTTCATGCCTTAGCAAAAGATTAATATCTTTATAACCGATTTTACACGGTATTGTTTTACAAAGATCATGCATTTTTACATTGATAATCTAACATTTAACAACTCTTTAACAATGATTATTATTCAATTTAACAGATTTTAATAACTATTGCCTGATTCTCCGTTTAAGACAATCGAAATGTCAGTTTTAATCCAGATATGTATGTCAGTAGATTATTTTTGTCAGGACAATTTGACATTAAGGGTGAAGAATGAAAGGGAGAAAGGGAGAAGAGGAGATGAAAGCTCCGTGAAACTCAGTGATCTCCGTGTCTCTGTGGTAAAAAAGGATCTAAATAAACCTATTATATTATGAAAAAACTTATTTCAAATTTGTTCTTTATAGTAGTTTCAATTTTTGTTTCAGTCTCAGGACTATATGCCCAGCCTGGAAATACCGAGCTGATGCAGGAGATAAAAAGGATAAATTCCAACTTTGAAGATCTCAGCCATCAATTTGATATTCTTGGAAAAAAGATCGATGATGTACAGTGGTATAACAAAGTTGGAGATATTGCATTCATCGACAAAGTCTACATTACAGGTCCTCCTCTTGCCAAAGAGCGAAATCCGACAGGACAGGGAGCAGGAAATCCGGTAAAATTCTGGAATTATATCTTTATCCCGAAAGATGCTGATCCCTCAAAAAAATATCCTCTACTGGTATTTCCCCATGGAGGTGTACATGCCAACTTCGATACATATTATACCCATATAATCAGAGAAATGGTTTCTCAGGGATATATTGTAACCGCTGCAGAATACAGAGGATCTACAGGTTATGGAGCCGGAATGTACAACAATATTGACTACGGTGGCCTCGAGGTACAGGATGTGGATGCCAGCCGTCAGTATATGATCGATAATTATTCAATTGTTGATAAGGAGAGAGTCGGGATTATAGGCTGGAGCCATGGCGGATATATTGCACTATTCAACATTTTCGAGTACCCGGCTAACTATAAAGTAGCATTTACTGGAGTTCCGGTGAGCGACCTTATCGCTCGCATGGGCTATAAAAACCAGGAATACCGCGACCTTTTCTCAGAACAGCCACCGATAGGAAAACCGGCTGACCAGAATGTGGCAGAGTACCGGAAACGATCACCGGCATGGCAGACACAAAAATATCAGAACACACCCCTTCTTATTCATACAAATACCAATGATGAGGATGTCAATGTTCTTGAAGTGGAACATCTTATCAAGTCACTTAAAGCTGACG
Proteins encoded in this region:
- a CDS encoding sigma-70 family RNA polymerase sigma factor, producing the protein MRQLKITKSITNRESASLDKYLQEIGKEELISVEEEVELAQRIKKGDRAALEKLTKANLRFVVSVAKQYQNQGLSLPDLINEGNLGLIKAAEKFDETRGFKFISYAVWWIRQSILQALAEQSRIVRLPLNQVGSLNKINKAFSKFEQENERTPSPEELADVLELPKEKVTDTLKVSGRHVSVDAPFIEGEDNSLLDVLTNSDSPVADKLLMDESLSREIYRALATLTERERDIIRFFFGIGCQEMTLEEIGEKFGLTRERVRQIKEKAIRRLRHTSRSRLLKGYLG
- a CDS encoding S9 family peptidase — its product is MKKLISNLFFIVVSIFVSVSGLYAQPGNTELMQEIKRINSNFEDLSHQFDILGKKIDDVQWYNKVGDIAFIDKVYITGPPLAKERNPTGQGAGNPVKFWNYIFIPKDADPSKKYPLLVFPHGGVHANFDTYYTHIIREMVSQGYIVTAAEYRGSTGYGAGMYNNIDYGGLEVQDVDASRQYMIDNYSIVDKERVGIIGWSHGGYIALFNIFEYPANYKVAFTGVPVSDLIARMGYKNQEYRDLFSEQPPIGKPADQNVAEYRKRSPAWQTQKYQNTPLLIHTNTNDEDVNVLEVEHLIKSLKADGKKNFEYEIFKDMPGGHSFDRMDYMEAKEIRMKIYNHLNKYLTPPRPFKSLKDLQKAGYGFN
- a CDS encoding trypsin-like peptidase domain-containing protein translates to MKGKYLLGGFVMALLGATIALFAYTRIIDKPTVVVTKDSSGVDVQNARAFLTSMQMQEGQIDFTYAAEQTVHAVVHVRTKTMVAGQADNPIMEWFYGDRYTRPREVQGFGSGVIISADGYIITNNHVIEDAESVDVKLNDNRTLTAEVIGRDPGSDIALLKVKADNLPYIKYGDSEQLRLGEWVLAVGNPFNLTSTVTAGIVSAKGRSLGLNSGNYRIESFIQTDAALNMGNSGGALVNTKGLLVGITSAIYSPNGAYAGNSFAIPVSIVKKIVDDLKEFGEVQRAIIGVNIRDVESEDAEKQNLNEVKGILVTGIIAGGSAEEANMKVNDVIIKFDNKQVNTTSELQEQVGKHRPGDKATVTYLRNGKEVTIPIVLKNAAGTTSVVTSDMTDNIIYGARLEPITSADKRNYRIESGVKVVELKDGKFKDFGMPKGYIITSVNGKKVNSADDVLQATNNEKTLRSIGGIQPDGGILNYQFGN